A region of the Acanthopagrus latus isolate v.2019 chromosome 18, fAcaLat1.1, whole genome shotgun sequence genome:
AACAGGCTGGTGTTGTTTCCAGAACCTCGTTGTTGGATGAACTGAGAACACTGGGCCGGGTTATTAAGAATGGAAGGAGACAGAAACGCACTGTTGAAAAGGgattaatgaaaaaacaaaaaaaagcttctcaCAATCACAGTAACAGCCACCTGATTGAATCACTTGTTGTTACTAAGGAGACTGGATGACATGGCCAAATggaaaatcatttatttatttatttatttatttatttatttatttatttatttatttattgtgtggAGCAAAAAGACTAAATTCTTATCAATTAATTTCTATAATGAGCCATACATTAAAAGGACTGTGGTTGCATGTTTGCCAGAACAATGAAATGATATTAATttagcctgttttttttgtttgttttttttttaaatattattattactattatttattcatatatcaaataaagaaaaataaatggggGATAGTGTTCTCTACCTTGTGACTGTGTTATTGATTATGTACAGACTATAGAAGTGTGAGACGGGATCGTGAGACGCGCATCTCACAGCAACAGGAGGTGGAAAGCGGATGGGAGGAGggggctgctggctgctggctgctggctggctgctggtTGGAGGGGGGTCGGTGACAAGCTCCAGCGGTGGGAGAGATTTCAGCTCAGGTGTCCTCGCTgttcccgttttttttttaaaaaaaaaagggggggggggggatgtgttttattattcattatcatcatcGTTCCTGACACATCGTGAGATGATGAGACCCGACCGTAAGTAGCCTAAGGATGAATCAAAGCTGATGATAAATACTTGATCTGTCATGAAATCCCACCACCACCcccgaggaaaaaaaaaaaggagcatcGAGAGGAGAGATATGCTCGTCTGGATGAGAGACCCCCGCTGGGTGAAGACACGCAGCGTATGTTAGCTGAGCCGTGAACGCTCGCTGCCATTGACTggagccgaggaggaggaggctgcgaTGGGAGCGAGGCGAGCAGGAGAGCGAGCATCCTCCAGCCACAGCATCGCACCACTGACCGATTCGAGGTATTAGACATCGTTTTATAAGATTCAGCAACCCCCGCGATTATTTTTGACTGTTTGGACAATTCCCAGTCGATGCTTGAGCGGTTGGCATTTATATCattccattttccttttttttttttttttttttttttttctcctcatcctGCAGATGTGAGCTGCGGGGTGGAATGAGGggcctgcctgtgtgtgtgtgtgtgtgtgtgtgtttaggtgggTTGAGACGTTCAGGGATTCATCGCTGATCACAATGAACGCCGGGTCGGTGTTGATGGTCTCCAAACGTTACAGGGCTTTTACAGGACTGGTGCTCACGCGTGGATTGGATGATGTGTGAGATGCAACGTTGAATTGTTGCACATGAATAAGGGCGGACCGGCTACAGCAGCTCACTGTTGTGACATCCTGAGAAGCGAAGCAGAACCCGAGCCGGTTGTCTCGACCGATGGAGATGGGACTGACCTGACTCTGACTCTGCAAACTCACCGCCCCTGCTGTTGGACGAGCGATGGCGAGCTCTCAGGCTCCAGGTATGACCACGAATCTCACAGATGTTCCCTGGGAGCGAGGTCTCTACGGTCAGGACCCGGCCTGGTCCTCGGCTGTGAACAGCGTGGTGAAGATGGTGCTCATATCGCTCATCGTGTGCGTGTCTTTGTTTGGGAACGTGGTGGTTCTGCTGGTGTTCCAGAGGAAACCTCAGCTCCTCCACGTGGCCAACCGCTTCGTCCTCAACCTCCTCCTGGCAGATCTGCTCCAGACCATACTGGTCATGCCTTTCGCCATCGCAGCCACCGTGCCGGGTGTGTGGCCCCTGGACGCCCGGCTGTGCCAGGCTCTGGTGGTGCTCATGCACCTCTTCGCGTTCGCTGGAGTCAACACCATCATAGTTGTGTCTGTGGATCGCTACCTGGCCATCATCCACCCTCTGTCCTATCCCACCCGCATGACCCCTCACCTGGGCACCAACCTGATCATCTGCACCTGGGTGCTCAGTTTCCTTCAGAGCACCCCTCCCCTCTACGGCTGGGGGGCCATCGACTTTGACCACCATCACAACGTGTGCTCGGTGGTGTGGTCCTCCAGCCTGTCCTACTCTGCCGTGGTGTCCACCTTCTCCTTCTGGCTGCCTGTGCTCATCATGCTCGGATGTTACTGGATGGTGTTCAGAGCAGCTCGGAGGCAGAACGCGCTCGTGCACCCCATACAGACGCAGTCCTACTCCCAGCCCTGCCCGCAGGACTTCCAGGGCCCGAGCAGTCCGCAGCGGCAACCCCCACCGCAGCCCCAACAGGTCAGTTCACCTGACGGTCCCTACTCAGCCAGAGGGTTCCCCGTTCGAGTCAGGCACAGACGCTTCCACTACCACTGCAAGGCAGCTCGTGTAGTATTCGTGATTATGGCGTCATACATCCTCAGCATGGGGCCTTACAGCATACTGAATACTATATCAATGAGTGCCAGGGCAGCTGTACCCCCCTGGCTGTCCTCCCTTGCCCTGGTGCTCttctttttgcagtgttgccTCCACCCGTACATTTACGGCTACATGCACCGCAGTGTGAGGAAAGAGTTCCTCGCTCTGCTCTGTGGGATGTTCTGCAAGCAGGGCCGTCCCAGCCAGAGCTCTGCCGTGGAGAGCTGCTTCACAACCACGGAGGGCCGGTTCGGCGCTCACTCTCACCTGCCCAGCCTGACCGCTCGGGTGTTCCCTCTGCGGACCTGGGAGGAGTGCACGacatcctcctctcccacctGCGAGAGGAAGTCGAGGGACAGCCGCAAAGACACCACCTCAACCAGCGTCAGCTCTGAGCGCGAGCTCACGGTCCACAGCAAACGAAGCACATAAACTGCCTTGAGGATTCATCGGATGGACCGTATTTGCTCTCGTCACACAATGTGTTCACACATAAGCTGATATGCCTTCTTAACAACAGGGTTCTTCATTCTGAAGTTTCTGGCATTAGGAATAGTTGTATCACCTACTTGATCACCAACGTAAtgatcttttacttttttgtcGCTGACAGATCTCTTTGAAGAATAACTTAACACGCATAACATTCTAGCTGTGTGAAAGAAATCCTGAACATCGACTATTTCTTTACTTGGTCAGATCacaagaaacacttttttttaggCGTTTATATGTAATATCAGTTTTAAGAGTCACCAAGTGTCTGATTAGTCAGACTGTGTGCTTATGTGTCGGCTTTACAAACCACCATGACTGTTTTAAATGTACACAACTGTTGTCTCGGCTACTATTACATAACATCTGCATTTAAATCAACCCAGTTTTTAAAGAGATTAGAATAAAGGAAGAACCAGGAACAGCTTTTTACATCTTTCCTCACTACTACACATCTTTAGAAATGATATTGGATTGGATTGAAGTCACTGATGTTCTGATCACTTTGCGCTATAGGCCACCGATGTCTCTGATAAGGTATTGATGTGCACAAATAtctcctttaaacattttcttgttgtaTTCTCTGTGATCCTGCCTGAGGGGCACAGGATGTTCTGTCCTTGTGTTAGCGCAGGCAAGCATCTAATGAACTCAGGGTATGCTCGTGGTAAAATGTGATGCCTGCTCTTTAAATCTAGTGGAGcgagtatatatatatatatatatatatatatatatatatatatatatatatatatatgtgtgtgtgtgtgtttgcgtccCTGTTGCTGTTAACTGTTCTTAGTCTCAAAAGCGCCTTTTGAGTAAACGAGTAGAATTGTGATTATGGCCACATTGTCTTAGCCTCTTTGTTTCCTTGAAGTCGACCAAGGAAAGGTAGAAATGTTGCATCTTATTGTGTACCAATGTTTATCTGGACTCAGTATTTGCTGCCTTTGTAATGTCAGCTTTGAGGAAGCACAGTATTTTTGTTGGTAGACAACAATGCAGTGCGTAGAGAGCAGggtatgataaaaaaaaaaaaaaaactaaaaaaaaagaaaggaagatagattttaaaaaaaactccagtGGACTCTTTGCACCGGTTATTTAACGTAGGCTGCATGCCGCAAGATCTTATGTAACTAATGTCTTCTAGTCCACAGAATACGTGTAGATTTGTAAAGATACCTCCCGAAACAGTATTTGTAATAGAAAAAGCTTGTCTGTTTAAAGCCACGGTGCGGCTGAGTTCTTATGTAAGTGTTTTATGCTTGCGGTGACTCATCTCAGAGAACGGCAGCCCATTTATGATGTGATGCCAAAGGATGTCATAGGTGCATCGCAGCGTTCTGTGCATTATTTGAAAAGCGTGTCTCGtcccacttcctgtcatgtttttgtagcgatttggaaaagaaaaaaaaaaaatccagcagtATAAACCATGGTGCTCCa
Encoded here:
- the gpr101 gene encoding probable G-protein coupled receptor 101; the protein is MASSQAPGMTTNLTDVPWERGLYGQDPAWSSAVNSVVKMVLISLIVCVSLFGNVVVLLVFQRKPQLLHVANRFVLNLLLADLLQTILVMPFAIAATVPGVWPLDARLCQALVVLMHLFAFAGVNTIIVVSVDRYLAIIHPLSYPTRMTPHLGTNLIICTWVLSFLQSTPPLYGWGAIDFDHHHNVCSVVWSSSLSYSAVVSTFSFWLPVLIMLGCYWMVFRAARRQNALVHPIQTQSYSQPCPQDFQGPSSPQRQPPPQPQQVSSPDGPYSARGFPVRVRHRRFHYHCKAARVVFVIMASYILSMGPYSILNTISMSARAAVPPWLSSLALVLFFLQCCLHPYIYGYMHRSVRKEFLALLCGMFCKQGRPSQSSAVESCFTTTEGRFGAHSHLPSLTARVFPLRTWEECTTSSSPTCERKSRDSRKDTTSTSVSSERELTVHSKRST